One Paracidovorax avenae ATCC 19860 genomic region harbors:
- a CDS encoding diguanylate cyclase domain-containing protein: protein MEDIAKMESAAVPAARPSGGEARPPPCPDAPWPALLCGMGHGGCAVFALDARGRFTCASEGTGQLLGLPAASLPGQRMADLLARPPSDPHLHRLLLGGALPAAASGYRCETLLHPADGTPLWVQALLLPAAGLLTGMLTDITATKVRERLQHRVLDAMAHDLPLSEIAAGLCEDIEAMLPGIAVSVLELDGEHRLRCLAAPQLEDVLAVHIDGQPAGQDGDALGAAAWRSASAACTDIAADARWAPWREPLAARGFTACWSAPVLGRDGRLLGSFTLHGRSALGCDGLPLHALEAGARMCALLLEREHTQQSVRRLAYQDAVTGLPNRAFLLEATERLIREARREGHCLAIAFIDLDRFKQVNDQLGHRAGDDLLREVAQRLQGASRRADIVARIGGDEFAAVLPHCGSREAAAAARRLLAAAVRPVLLHGRCWSLGASIGIAQYPRDGTNAATLLHHADLAMYAAKRAGGQRLSVFRGKAPGAPVVREALDG from the coding sequence ATGGAAGACATCGCAAAAATGGAATCCGCTGCCGTGCCGGCGGCACGGCCCTCCGGGGGAGAGGCCCGGCCCCCGCCGTGCCCTGATGCGCCCTGGCCGGCGCTGCTGTGCGGCATGGGCCACGGCGGCTGCGCGGTCTTCGCCCTGGATGCCCGGGGCCGGTTCACCTGCGCCAGCGAGGGAACAGGCCAGTTGCTGGGGCTGCCGGCCGCATCCCTGCCCGGGCAACGCATGGCAGACCTCCTGGCGCGCCCACCTTCCGATCCCCACCTGCACCGGCTGCTGCTCGGGGGCGCCCTGCCCGCGGCAGCCTCCGGTTACCGCTGCGAAACACTGCTGCACCCTGCGGACGGCACGCCACTCTGGGTCCAGGCGCTGCTCCTGCCGGCGGCCGGGCTGCTCACCGGCATGCTGACCGACATCACGGCCACGAAGGTGCGCGAACGGCTGCAGCACCGGGTGCTCGACGCGATGGCGCATGACCTGCCGCTGTCCGAAATCGCTGCCGGCCTGTGCGAGGACATCGAAGCCATGCTGCCGGGCATCGCCGTGTCGGTGCTGGAGCTGGACGGCGAGCACCGGCTGAGGTGCCTGGCGGCCCCCCAGCTGGAAGATGTCCTGGCCGTGCACATCGACGGCCAGCCCGCCGGGCAGGACGGGGACGCCCTCGGCGCGGCCGCCTGGCGCTCGGCCTCTGCCGCCTGCACGGACATCGCGGCGGACGCGCGCTGGGCCCCGTGGCGGGAGCCGCTGGCCGCGCGGGGCTTCACGGCCTGCTGGTCTGCCCCGGTCCTGGGCCGCGACGGCCGGCTGCTGGGCTCCTTCACGCTGCACGGCCGGAGCGCCCTGGGCTGCGACGGCCTGCCTCTGCACGCGCTGGAGGCGGGAGCGCGGATGTGCGCACTGCTGCTGGAGCGGGAGCACACCCAGCAAAGCGTCCGCCGGCTGGCCTATCAGGATGCAGTGACCGGACTGCCCAACCGGGCGTTCCTCCTGGAAGCCACGGAGCGCCTGATCCGCGAGGCGCGCCGCGAAGGCCATTGCCTGGCGATCGCCTTCATCGACCTGGACCGGTTCAAGCAGGTGAACGACCAGCTGGGCCACCGGGCCGGCGACGACCTCCTGCGCGAAGTGGCGCAGCGGTTGCAGGGTGCCTCGCGGCGGGCCGACATCGTGGCCCGCATCGGGGGCGACGAATTCGCCGCGGTACTGCCCCATTGCGGCAGCCGCGAGGCAGCCGCGGCCGCACGCAGGCTGCTGGCGGCCGCGGTGCGCCCCGTGCTGCTCCATGGCCGGTGCTGGAGCCTGGGCGCCAGCATCGGCATCGCCCAGTACCCCCGTGACGGTACGAACGCCGCCACGCTGCTGCACCACGCGGACCTGGCCATGTATGCCGCCAAGCGGGCAGGCGGCCAGCGCCTGAGCGTCTTCCGGGGCAAGGCGCCGGGCGCACCGGTGGTGCGCGAGGCCCTGGACGGGTGA
- the purE gene encoding 5-(carboxyamino)imidazole ribonucleotide mutase — protein MKPIQIGVVMGSSSDWETMQHAVQILQQFDIAHEARVVSAHRMPDDMFAYAESAAQRGLKAIIAGAGGAAHLPGMLAAKTTVPVLGVPVASRHLQGVDSLHSIVQMPKGIPVATFAIGTAGAANAALFAVALLASENPALRERLEAFRREQTAAARAMALPTEAV, from the coding sequence ATGAAACCCATCCAGATCGGCGTGGTCATGGGCTCCAGCAGCGACTGGGAGACCATGCAACACGCAGTGCAGATTCTCCAGCAATTCGACATCGCCCACGAAGCACGCGTGGTCTCGGCACACCGGATGCCCGACGACATGTTCGCCTATGCCGAGTCGGCAGCGCAGCGTGGCCTGAAGGCGATCATCGCCGGCGCGGGGGGCGCGGCCCACCTGCCGGGCATGCTGGCCGCCAAGACGACCGTGCCCGTGCTGGGCGTGCCGGTGGCCAGCCGGCACCTGCAGGGCGTCGATTCGCTGCACAGCATCGTGCAGATGCCCAAGGGCATTCCGGTGGCCACCTTCGCGATCGGCACGGCCGGCGCCGCCAATGCGGCGCTTTTCGCCGTCGCCCTGCTGGCCAGCGAGAACCCGGCCCTGCGCGAGCGGCTGGAGGCATTCCGCCGGGAGCAGACCGCTGCGGCCCGCGCGATGGCGCTTCCGACCGAAGCGGTATGA
- a CDS encoding ExbD/TolR family protein, which yields MAFGRLERTSAPKPMSDINMTPLVDVMLVLVVIFILAAPLLASAIRLDLPRAEGSTQGASGDSVEVAIDAAGQVFVGGVPVDGAALAERLRGVAQAHPQAEVQLRADAGVPYGRVVEVMGAAHAAGLHRIGFVAEPGATPPATAAAARP from the coding sequence ATGGCATTCGGCCGACTCGAACGCACATCCGCCCCCAAGCCGATGAGCGACATCAACATGACGCCCCTGGTGGATGTCATGCTGGTGCTCGTGGTCATCTTCATCCTGGCCGCGCCGCTGCTGGCCAGTGCCATCCGGCTCGACCTGCCGCGGGCGGAGGGCTCCACGCAGGGTGCCTCCGGCGATTCCGTGGAAGTCGCGATCGATGCCGCAGGCCAGGTCTTCGTCGGCGGCGTGCCCGTGGATGGCGCCGCCCTGGCCGAGCGGCTGCGCGGCGTGGCGCAGGCGCATCCGCAAGCCGAGGTGCAGTTGCGTGCCGATGCCGGCGTGCCGTATGGCCGGGTGGTCGAGGTGATGGGCGCTGCCCACGCCGCAGGCCTGCACCGCATCGGATTCGTGGCCGAGCCCGGGGCCACCCCGCCGGCCACGGCCGCCGCCGCGCGCCCCTGA
- the fur gene encoding ferric iron uptake transcriptional regulator, which produces MTNIDELKSTGLKATLPRLKILEIFQKGAQRHMTAEDVFRVLLDERSDIGLATVYRVLTQFEQAGILIRSNFESGKAVYELNEGQHHDHFICMVCGKVEEFFDPEIEKRQQLVAKAKGWVVQDHSMALYGQCATCAAKASSGSGR; this is translated from the coding sequence ATGACGAACATCGACGAACTCAAGAGCACCGGGCTCAAGGCCACCCTGCCCCGCCTGAAGATCCTCGAGATCTTCCAGAAGGGCGCGCAGCGCCACATGACGGCCGAAGACGTGTTCCGCGTGCTGCTGGACGAGCGTTCCGACATCGGCCTGGCCACCGTCTATCGCGTGCTCACCCAGTTCGAGCAGGCGGGCATCCTGATCCGCAGCAACTTCGAGAGCGGCAAGGCGGTATACGAGCTGAACGAAGGCCAGCACCACGACCACTTCATCTGCATGGTCTGTGGCAAGGTGGAGGAATTCTTCGATCCCGAGATCGAGAAGCGCCAGCAGCTCGTGGCCAAGGCCAAGGGCTGGGTGGTGCAGGACCACTCCATGGCGCTCTATGGCCAGTGCGCCACCTGCGCGGCGAAGGCATCGTCCGGCTCCGGCCGCTGA
- a CDS encoding META domain-containing protein, translating into MARTARAFQDRRAGMWRPSRRVGWLAMAVLAMCATGCGILPPPPDAVVTGLAYARQRIFIPSGGAFEVAILDVTDADAPPVIVGRQTLEEFERLPVTLRIPYRSAQVVHDRRYVVRAMVSVNGIAWMASEGLNPLQRDPAYRHVDVLLQPLPRIAATEQATVPLAQTYWKLTEVDGMAVPPAPAGRPQAHLVVQPQEGRITGSGGCNPFIATYEMSGGELRIGTIDSGLRLCFDTGLAEGLYLEALRAAKHYRIEGRQLVLAREDGPGKEKVLLRFEAPELRLK; encoded by the coding sequence ATGGCGCGCACCGCGCGCGCATTCCAGGACCGCCGCGCCGGAATGTGGCGGCCGTCCCGCCGCGTGGGTTGGCTCGCGATGGCCGTGCTGGCGATGTGCGCCACGGGCTGCGGCATCCTGCCCCCGCCGCCCGATGCCGTGGTGACGGGGCTTGCCTATGCCCGGCAGCGCATCTTCATCCCGTCGGGTGGCGCGTTCGAGGTGGCCATCCTGGACGTGACCGATGCGGATGCGCCGCCTGTCATCGTCGGGCGCCAGACCCTGGAAGAGTTCGAGCGGCTACCGGTGACGCTGCGCATTCCCTACCGCTCCGCGCAGGTGGTGCACGACCGGCGGTACGTCGTCCGCGCCATGGTATCGGTGAACGGCATCGCCTGGATGGCGAGCGAAGGGTTGAATCCGCTGCAGCGCGATCCCGCCTACCGCCACGTGGACGTGCTGCTGCAGCCGCTGCCGCGCATTGCTGCCACCGAACAGGCCACGGTACCGCTCGCGCAAACATACTGGAAGCTCACGGAAGTGGACGGAATGGCTGTGCCGCCCGCCCCTGCCGGCCGGCCGCAGGCGCATCTGGTCGTGCAGCCCCAGGAAGGACGGATCACGGGATCCGGCGGCTGCAATCCCTTCATTGCCACCTACGAGATGTCCGGGGGCGAACTGCGCATCGGCACCATCGATTCGGGGTTGCGGCTGTGCTTCGATACCGGGCTGGCCGAAGGGCTGTACCTCGAGGCGCTGCGCGCCGCAAAGCATTACCGCATCGAGGGGCGGCAACTCGTGCTCGCCCGCGAGGACGGGCCGGGCAAGGAAAAGGTCCTGCTGCGCTTTGAGGCTCCCGAGCTGCGCCTGAAGTGA
- the dapB gene encoding 4-hydroxy-tetrahydrodipicolinate reductase — protein sequence MTVSAASTPSSSGAPAPIRVAIAGASGRMGRMLIEALRGSGDELVLAGALDVPGSPSLGTDAAAFLGHASGVAITADLHEGLAGCDVLIDFTRPEGTLAHLAACAEHGVKAVIGTTGFTDAQKAEIEAFAQRTAIVMAPNMSVGVNVTFKLLEMAARALSTGYDIEIIEAHHRHKVDAPSGTALKMGEVIAQALGRDLKDCAVYGREGLTGERDPSTIGFAAVRGGDIVGDHTVLFAGTGERIEISHKSSSRSGYAQGSLRAARFLAAHRTGLFDMFDVLGLHG from the coding sequence ATGACCGTATCCGCTGCTTCGACCCCGTCTTCCTCCGGCGCTCCGGCGCCGATCCGCGTCGCCATCGCGGGGGCGTCCGGCCGCATGGGCCGCATGCTGATCGAGGCGCTGCGCGGCAGCGGCGACGAACTGGTCCTCGCGGGCGCCCTGGACGTGCCGGGCAGCCCGTCCCTGGGAACCGATGCCGCGGCCTTCCTGGGCCATGCCAGCGGCGTAGCCATCACGGCCGACCTGCATGAAGGCCTGGCCGGCTGCGACGTGCTGATCGATTTCACCCGGCCGGAAGGCACGCTGGCCCATCTGGCGGCATGCGCGGAGCATGGCGTCAAGGCCGTGATCGGAACCACCGGCTTCACCGACGCCCAGAAGGCCGAGATCGAGGCCTTCGCACAGCGCACTGCCATCGTCATGGCGCCCAACATGAGCGTGGGCGTGAACGTCACCTTCAAGTTGCTGGAGATGGCGGCCCGGGCGCTGTCCACGGGCTACGACATCGAGATCATCGAGGCCCACCACCGCCACAAGGTGGATGCTCCCTCCGGCACGGCGCTCAAGATGGGCGAAGTCATTGCCCAGGCCCTGGGCCGTGACCTCAAGGACTGTGCCGTGTACGGCCGCGAAGGCCTGACCGGCGAGCGCGATCCGTCCACCATCGGCTTCGCTGCGGTGCGCGGCGGCGACATCGTGGGCGACCATACGGTGCTGTTCGCCGGCACGGGAGAGCGCATCGAGATCTCCCACAAGTCCTCCAGCCGCTCGGGCTATGCCCAGGGCAGCCTGCGCGCGGCCCGCTTCCTGGCGGCGCACCGCACGGGCCTGTTCGACATGTTCGACGTGCTCGGCCTGCACGGCTGA
- the hpf gene encoding ribosome hibernation-promoting factor, HPF/YfiA family: MNLTISGHHLEVTPALRSYVTGKLDRISRHFDQVVDVKVLLTVEKQKEKEKRQRAECNVHVKGNDLFAESSHSDLYAAVDELVDKLDRQVVRHKDRLQDHHCAIKRAQPA, from the coding sequence ATGAATCTGACGATCAGCGGCCACCACCTCGAGGTCACCCCCGCCCTGCGCAGCTATGTGACGGGCAAGCTGGACCGGATCAGCCGGCACTTCGACCAGGTGGTTGACGTGAAGGTGCTTCTCACCGTCGAAAAGCAGAAGGAGAAGGAGAAGCGCCAGCGCGCTGAATGCAATGTGCATGTCAAGGGCAACGACCTGTTCGCCGAGAGTTCGCACTCCGACCTCTACGCTGCGGTGGACGAACTGGTGGACAAGCTCGACCGGCAGGTCGTGCGCCACAAGGACCGCCTGCAGGACCACCATTGCGCCATCAAGCGGGCACAGCCGGCGTAA
- the trxA gene encoding thioredoxin produces the protein MIDVTVENFEAEVIAASMEVPVLVDFWAPWCGPCKSLGPILEKLETEYAGRFKLVKIDSDQEQQIAGMFGIRSIPTCVLMMNGQPVDGFMGAQPEGQVRAFLDKHVPSADELLAEAEEEAAQEALEDGDTDTALEKLQHAVATDPANDDARFDYVKLLLQLGRVDDAKVAFAPVIAKAPGSRRLGALKVWMDAIDAAEGAPDAAAAEAAFAQRIGANKRDFDARFERARWLIARQRWTDAMDELLEILMRDKAWNDEAARKTYVAVLEVIEPPRLKVAEGQIPPEDPVVATYRRRLSSVVLS, from the coding sequence ATGATCGACGTCACCGTAGAGAATTTCGAAGCCGAGGTCATCGCCGCCTCGATGGAAGTGCCCGTCCTGGTGGACTTCTGGGCCCCCTGGTGCGGCCCCTGCAAGTCGCTCGGCCCCATCCTCGAGAAGCTGGAAACCGAGTACGCGGGCCGTTTCAAGCTCGTGAAGATCGATTCCGACCAGGAGCAGCAGATCGCCGGCATGTTCGGCATCCGCAGCATTCCCACCTGCGTGCTGATGATGAACGGCCAGCCCGTGGACGGCTTCATGGGCGCGCAGCCCGAGGGGCAGGTCCGCGCCTTCCTCGACAAGCACGTGCCCAGCGCCGATGAACTGCTGGCCGAGGCCGAGGAAGAGGCCGCCCAGGAGGCGCTGGAGGATGGCGACACCGACACTGCCCTCGAAAAGCTCCAGCATGCCGTCGCCACCGACCCCGCGAACGACGATGCGCGCTTCGACTACGTGAAGCTGCTGCTGCAGCTCGGACGCGTGGACGACGCCAAGGTCGCCTTCGCGCCCGTCATCGCCAAGGCCCCCGGCTCGCGCCGGCTCGGCGCGCTCAAGGTGTGGATGGACGCGATCGACGCCGCTGAAGGCGCCCCGGACGCCGCCGCCGCGGAAGCCGCGTTCGCGCAGAGGATAGGCGCCAACAAGCGGGACTTCGACGCGCGCTTCGAACGCGCCCGGTGGCTCATCGCCCGGCAGCGCTGGACGGACGCCATGGACGAACTGCTGGAAATCCTCATGCGCGACAAGGCCTGGAACGACGAGGCCGCGCGCAAGACCTACGTCGCTGTCCTCGAGGTCATCGAGCCTCCCCGCTTGAAGGTCGCAGAAGGGCAGATCCCCCCGGAGGATCCGGTCGTGGCCACCTACCGGCGCCGCCTCTCCAGCGTGGTGCTGAGCTGA
- a CDS encoding PTS sugar transporter subunit IIA, which produces MNRLASILPAAQVLVSVDATSKKRAFEEAGLLFESQHGLSRALITDSLFARERLGSTGLGHGVAIPHGRIKGLKAPMAAVFQLAHPIGFDAPDEQPVGLLIFLLVPEAATQKHLEILSEIAELLSDGPLRERIKASTDAAELHGLIAGWQSAQATA; this is translated from the coding sequence ATGAACCGTCTAGCTTCCATATTGCCGGCCGCTCAAGTGCTCGTGAGCGTCGATGCCACCAGCAAAAAGCGTGCTTTCGAGGAGGCGGGGCTGTTGTTCGAGAGCCAGCATGGCCTCTCTCGCGCGCTCATCACCGACAGCCTCTTCGCCCGGGAACGCCTGGGCTCGACCGGTCTGGGCCATGGCGTCGCGATTCCCCACGGACGCATCAAGGGCCTGAAGGCGCCCATGGCGGCCGTTTTCCAACTGGCGCATCCCATCGGCTTCGACGCTCCCGACGAGCAGCCCGTGGGCCTGCTCATCTTCCTGCTCGTGCCGGAGGCCGCCACGCAGAAGCACCTGGAAATCCTTTCGGAGATCGCGGAACTGCTGAGCGACGGGCCGCTGCGCGAGCGCATCAAGGCTTCCACCGATGCGGCCGAGCTCCACGGGCTCATCGCCGGCTGGCAATCCGCGCAGGCCACCGCGTGA
- a CDS encoding MotA/TolQ/ExbB proton channel family protein, whose protein sequence is MNAWHWWHQGDTVTRISALLLLAMSIASWVVILWKARLLRRAVAGVERSTAEFWRSPTLESARERLVPVDPDGLVRPLVDAAAGIANNAQAGSLAASGQRSQQLTRVLRDALHRVLARLQFGQVLLATVGSTAPFVGLLGTVWGIYHALTALAGGGAVSIDRVAGPVGEALVMTAAGLAVAIPAVLAYNLFGRWIGRVEADLEGFALDLRELLLDEAPSRGG, encoded by the coding sequence ATGAACGCGTGGCACTGGTGGCATCAGGGGGACACGGTCACCCGCATCTCGGCCCTGCTGCTGCTGGCCATGTCCATTGCAAGCTGGGTGGTCATCCTCTGGAAGGCGCGCCTGCTGCGGCGCGCCGTGGCCGGGGTGGAGCGGAGCACCGCCGAGTTCTGGCGTTCGCCCACGCTGGAGTCGGCGCGCGAGCGACTGGTGCCCGTCGATCCGGACGGCCTGGTGCGGCCCCTGGTGGACGCCGCCGCCGGCATCGCCAACAACGCCCAGGCCGGCTCGCTGGCCGCGAGTGGCCAGCGCTCCCAGCAGCTCACGCGCGTCCTGCGCGATGCGCTGCACCGGGTCCTGGCGCGCCTGCAGTTCGGGCAGGTGCTGCTGGCCACCGTGGGCTCCACGGCGCCTTTCGTCGGCCTGCTCGGCACGGTGTGGGGCATCTACCATGCGCTCACGGCGCTGGCCGGGGGCGGGGCGGTATCGATCGATCGCGTCGCCGGTCCGGTCGGCGAGGCGCTCGTGATGACGGCGGCGGGCCTGGCCGTGGCCATTCCCGCCGTGCTGGCCTACAACCTGTTCGGGAGGTGGATCGGCCGCGTGGAGGCCGACCTCGAAGGCTTCGCCCTCGACCTGCGCGAACTGCTCCTGGACGAAGCCCCGTCCCGCGGCGGCTGA
- a CDS encoding phosphoribosylaminoimidazolesuccinocarboxamide synthase, with amino-acid sequence MTLPSPSALHTSSLASLPLLARGKVRDNYAVGDDRILMVASDRISAFDVIMGEPIPGKGELLTKMALFWFDKLGHLCPNHLTGDAPESVVSPEEAAQVRGRSMLVQRLRPIPVEAVVRGYLAGSGWKEYQASRAVCGVQLPEGLTNASRLPQPIYTPAAKAAVGEHDENITFERTVEMVGIDLATKIRDTSIALYEAAAAIALEKGMIIADTKFEFGLAPDGTLVLMDEVLTPDSSRYWPVEGYEAALDAGENPPSYDKQFVRDWLEQAQVNGAPWNKSAPAPRLPREVIEKTAAKYREALERLTGGQ; translated from the coding sequence ATGACCCTGCCCAGCCCTTCCGCCCTGCACACCTCGTCCCTGGCCTCGCTGCCACTGCTCGCACGCGGCAAGGTCCGCGACAACTACGCCGTGGGCGACGACCGCATCCTCATGGTGGCAAGCGATCGCATCTCGGCCTTCGACGTCATCATGGGCGAGCCGATCCCGGGCAAGGGCGAGTTGCTGACGAAGATGGCGCTGTTCTGGTTCGACAAGCTCGGGCACCTCTGCCCCAACCACCTGACGGGTGACGCGCCGGAAAGCGTGGTGTCGCCCGAAGAGGCCGCACAGGTGCGCGGCCGCTCCATGCTCGTGCAGCGGCTGCGCCCGATTCCCGTGGAGGCCGTGGTGCGCGGCTATCTCGCGGGCAGCGGCTGGAAGGAGTACCAGGCCAGCCGCGCGGTCTGCGGCGTGCAGCTGCCCGAAGGGCTGACGAACGCGTCGCGCCTGCCGCAACCCATCTATACGCCGGCAGCCAAGGCGGCCGTGGGCGAGCATGACGAGAACATCACGTTCGAGCGCACCGTGGAGATGGTGGGCATCGACCTGGCCACGAAGATCCGCGACACGAGCATCGCTCTGTACGAGGCCGCGGCCGCGATCGCGCTGGAAAAGGGCATGATCATTGCCGACACCAAGTTCGAGTTCGGCCTGGCTCCCGACGGCACACTGGTGCTGATGGACGAGGTGCTCACCCCCGACAGCTCGCGCTACTGGCCCGTGGAAGGCTACGAGGCGGCGCTGGACGCCGGGGAGAATCCGCCCAGCTACGACAAGCAGTTCGTACGCGACTGGCTGGAGCAGGCCCAGGTGAACGGAGCCCCGTGGAACAAATCCGCGCCCGCGCCGCGCCTGCCCCGCGAGGTGATCGAGAAGACGGCTGCGAAGTACCGCGAGGCCCTGGAGCGCCTGACCGGCGGCCAGTGA
- the hprK gene encoding HPr(Ser) kinase/phosphatase yields the protein MKPNVVSADVLFEAFRSALKWEWVAGLGASERRFDEVAVRSARSGADLVGYLNYIHPYRVQILGEREIAYLVNATPEDCKRRIARIVTLEPPVLVLADSQMAPDALLSMCERAQIPMFATHESSAFVIDVLRAYLSKHFADRITMHGVFMDILGLGVLITGESGLGKSELGLELISRGNGLVADDAVDFFRINQTTIEGKCPDLLQNLLEVRGIGLLDIRAIFGETAVRRKMRLRLIVHLVRKETLEREYERLPYEPLTQDVLGVPVLKVVIQVVAGRNIAVLVEAAVRNTILNLRGIDTYQEFVERHRRAMEQRDGS from the coding sequence GTGAAACCCAACGTCGTCAGCGCCGACGTCCTCTTCGAGGCCTTCCGCTCCGCATTGAAGTGGGAATGGGTCGCAGGTCTCGGTGCCTCCGAGCGACGGTTCGACGAAGTCGCCGTGCGGTCCGCCCGCTCGGGTGCGGATCTGGTCGGCTACCTGAACTACATCCACCCCTACCGGGTGCAGATCCTGGGCGAGCGCGAGATCGCCTACCTCGTCAATGCCACGCCCGAGGACTGCAAGCGCCGCATCGCGCGCATCGTGACGCTGGAGCCGCCGGTGCTCGTGCTGGCCGACAGCCAGATGGCACCCGATGCGTTGCTGTCCATGTGCGAGCGCGCGCAGATCCCGATGTTCGCCACGCACGAATCGTCGGCCTTCGTCATCGACGTGTTGCGCGCCTACCTGTCCAAGCACTTCGCCGACCGGATCACCATGCACGGCGTGTTCATGGACATCCTGGGGCTGGGCGTGCTCATCACGGGCGAGTCGGGGCTGGGCAAGAGCGAGCTCGGGCTGGAACTCATCTCGCGCGGCAACGGGCTGGTCGCGGACGACGCGGTGGACTTCTTCCGCATCAACCAGACCACCATCGAGGGCAAGTGCCCCGACCTCCTGCAGAACCTGCTGGAAGTGCGCGGCATCGGCCTGCTGGACATCCGGGCCATCTTCGGCGAGACGGCGGTGCGCCGGAAGATGCGGCTGCGCCTGATCGTGCATCTCGTGCGCAAGGAAACGCTGGAGCGCGAGTACGAACGCCTGCCCTACGAACCCCTCACCCAGGACGTGCTGGGCGTGCCCGTGCTCAAGGTGGTGATCCAGGTCGTGGCGGGGCGCAACATCGCGGTGCTGGTGGAGGCGGCGGTACGCAACACCATTCTCAACCTGCGCGGCATCGATACCTACCAGGAGTTCGTCGAGCGCCACCGGCGCGCCATGGAGCAGCGGGACGGATCCTGA
- a CDS encoding S24 family peptidase, whose translation MDERRIQEQRRARLADAVRRLSEGNVAAFGRLLGYRGGAFVRQMLCGNRAVSDKTVRHIESLRGMHAWFSQPPAPAGIRETSVAYDFDAGPEMYELFPVSLHLRPGIADYAIWPDETDEDAPITFHRHWLERRGYMPQCLLAIRVRGCGMEPSIQAGDIVVVNTSDTTLRDGQVFAINGFGEVLLRRVQRDGGRWWLSCDNPDQARYPRKAWAEPDCIPIGRLVFKQSESI comes from the coding sequence ATGGACGAGCGTCGGATTCAGGAGCAGCGGCGGGCACGGCTCGCCGATGCCGTGCGCCGTCTGTCGGAGGGCAACGTGGCTGCCTTCGGTCGCCTGCTGGGCTACCGCGGCGGCGCCTTCGTGCGCCAGATGCTCTGCGGCAACCGTGCCGTGTCGGACAAGACGGTGCGCCACATCGAGTCCCTGCGCGGCATGCACGCCTGGTTCTCGCAGCCGCCGGCGCCGGCCGGCATCCGGGAAACCTCCGTCGCATACGACTTCGACGCAGGACCTGAGATGTACGAGCTCTTCCCGGTCTCCCTGCATTTGCGGCCCGGCATCGCGGATTACGCGATCTGGCCCGACGAGACCGATGAAGATGCTCCCATCACCTTCCACCGCCACTGGCTGGAGCGTCGCGGCTACATGCCCCAGTGCCTGCTGGCCATCCGCGTGCGCGGCTGCGGCATGGAGCCTTCCATCCAGGCAGGCGACATCGTGGTCGTGAACACCTCGGACACCACGCTGCGCGACGGGCAGGTCTTCGCCATCAACGGCTTCGGCGAAGTGCTGCTGCGGCGCGTCCAGCGCGATGGCGGGCGCTGGTGGCTCTCCTGTGACAACCCCGACCAGGCCCGCTACCCGCGCAAGGCCTGGGCCGAGCCGGACTGCATCCCCATCGGCCGGCTGGTATTCAAGCAGAGCGAGTCCATCTGA
- a CDS encoding outer membrane protein assembly factor BamE has translation MSVHAHRSARMGLILLLGTGLSACGSFDSASNRIASMITPYKVEVVQGNFVSREQVEALQPGMSRQQVKEILGTPLVTSLFHADRWDYVFTLKRPGVEAQSRKLTVFFKNDAFERVEGDEMPTEAEFVATLGTSRKTKPKVPQLEATPEQLAKYPKAATATLPEPADSAVPPPPSSYPPLESTTR, from the coding sequence ATGTCCGTCCACGCCCATCGCAGCGCCCGCATGGGCCTGATCCTGTTGCTCGGCACGGGCCTTTCGGCCTGCGGCAGCTTCGATAGCGCCAGCAACCGCATCGCGAGCATGATCACCCCCTACAAGGTCGAGGTGGTGCAGGGCAATTTCGTGTCCCGCGAGCAGGTCGAGGCGCTGCAGCCCGGCATGTCGCGCCAGCAGGTGAAGGAAATCCTCGGCACGCCCCTGGTGACCAGCCTGTTCCACGCCGACCGCTGGGACTACGTCTTCACCCTCAAGAGGCCCGGGGTCGAGGCCCAGTCCCGCAAGCTGACGGTGTTCTTCAAGAACGACGCCTTCGAACGCGTCGAGGGCGACGAGATGCCCACCGAGGCCGAATTCGTCGCCACGCTCGGCACTTCGCGCAAGACCAAGCCCAAGGTGCCGCAGCTCGAGGCCACGCCCGAGCAGCTCGCCAAGTACCCCAAGGCCGCTACCGCCACGCTGCCGGAGCCAGCCGATTCCGCGGTGCCGCCTCCGCCGTCGAGCTACCCTCCGCTCGAATCCACCACCCGCTGA